The genomic segment gtttaaacttggtcttaatttggcctaacaataatgtttggaagcagaattttggtcaaaacctcaacgcaaacaaaattccacgcaccccctgaaatctgtgGCGCACCCCCACGGGgttcccgcaccccaggttaagaaccactgatctaggcgcctggagctgcatggatgCATGGTCACCTTTTCCCaagaagggcttaggcatttagcaggtgttttttttttgctggtgccTAAGGTCAACATTTTCTTCAACATACTGAAAAATTGGGATGCAATATGACTAATATTAACAAAATTATTTCACTGCCATAAGCCTTTGTTAGACTCATCTTATCCTTGGTGGTGTTTGCATTTGTCATCTGCTCTGACCAGTGATTGGCAACCTGAACTGAGAAGCTGCAATCCCATGCCGcacattatataatataatataatgtaatgtaatgtaatgtaatgtaatgtaatataatataattcacGTATATTCCAAATGTCCTGCTTTTACCTTGCCAATTAGGGCACTTGAACTACAGGTAcaaatttggaatatgtggcacggGATTGTAGCTGTATGGCTTCTGATTGCATAGGTGGGTCATTGGCATTTTTAGTTTGTagacaaagtgtggagaggcagcctttagcttctatgcttcaaagctttggaaccagcttccagatgacataaaaaatgcacccactattgatagctttaaatctagactcaagacaaagctgttctcagatgctttcccctagcttaaattacttattcttattatttttattttttatttaatttgtttcattttattttattttattattatttttaccttgtgttttatcttaatgtttttaaatgctttttgactctaattcatttccttctttcttccctgtttcctttcatttacatttgttaactttgtgaagcacattgagttgcacctgtgtatgaaatgcgctatataaataaacttgccttgccttgccttaggcaggtggtgcaaccacagctaatgccactgttgCATGGAgtaaattattattgttattacttatatatgggtcatttcacgtgaaatcagacactttgggacccgaccgacccggatttcgatcatacttggtgtgccttttcagtagcaaggtagcaccccagaactgcattggtttgaatctgacactaatattaagggagaaacagactaggaaaggtttacatgtgagggtaggacactatacattcagccttgaatatatcagtcagtgttagtcacaaaaagatgtctgtggtgttgtttgaaagctcttttctggctctacatattacacaatcaccttggaatacaactactctcagaatatgaattatgataaattgaaaaattaaaaattgaatatctaaaaaacctatattttaaaatggccagttccttgtccaaacgtagccggcaatgtcatgagcagcacctaaaatgctggtgttcggtttgttattcatttcagagagaatttgactcacaaatatggcgtcatacagaccacttactaataatatggtaataccatagtagcatcacatgacaaaacaaaaacaaaacaaaaatggtcagtgtccatggtccaaggtttcagaaactaaggcagatgtccatttatacacaccaaatgatgatatgtgaatgtttgaacattccttctctgtgtacctgtgccatcttccctttaccgtactttaaagagataatcaaaggttccactaccagaagcacatcctgatgatccatgacaagtctatctggtctgaagggaaaagtgaaggatggagatggcccatgaggatgcaggaagttcagtttcagctctccagtgctcggcatacattcctcagcacatgctagccaccagttgccatcatatacagctacaacataccctttgatgcttgaaaatgtaacacattcctttactgagctcactctttcaactctgccttctctgaatgctgaaaatggcctaacttccactgtgtccattgacaatgggcagaagctgtgtagtttttgagtacctggaatagttcttgcagattcaaaccttttcaacaggttctcagcttcatgatggtacatctctgttgtggcaaactggcaatggatgttcttgacattatccttgactgactcccttgaaccaggaacgtttttaaaactatagttttataattcaagatgctattcaatcatttcactggaacaaccagtgcaggccacaatccatccatttgtatgctactaccaagatcagttgaaactgggggaaaaaatctgttttgttgttatttcagactgcaacattcatgatacaattgctgtacatctgtttcagaagctcctaattcagttcctcagtgacacttcatcaatgacagaacgtccaaagaagatcctatattttttctgatggctgtgctgcacaatataagaaccttaaaaacacaacaaatttgtgccaccacgacgcagattttcacatacctgcagagtggttgccacatcacatggcaaaggtccatgtgatggcgttggagggacagttcaatggcttgctgcacgagcaagtctgcaacgtcctattgacaattaaattgtaacgccataccaactgtttgaatttgtcaaggataatgtcaagaacatccattgccagtttgccacaacagagatgtaccatcatgaagctgagaacctgttgaaaaggtttgaatctgcaagaactatcccaggtactcaaaaactacacagcttctgcccattgtcaatggacacagtggaagttaggccattttcagcattcagagaaggcagagttgaaagagtgagctcagtaaagtaatgtgttacattttcaagcatcaaagggtatgttgtagctgtatatgatggcaactggtggctagcatgtgctgaggaatgtatgccgagcactggagagctgaaactgaacttcctgcatcctcatgggccatctccatccttcacttttcccttcagactagatagacttgtcatggatcatcaggatgtgcttctggtagtggaacctgtaactgcaacgggacgtacttatacattatctacaaaagacacagctgctgcttcaaatgcactggtagagtacaaaatgagagtgtagccattgattatctctttaaagtacggtaaagggaagatggcacaggtacacagagaaggaatgttcaaacattcacatatcatcatttggtgtggataaatggacatctgccttagtttctgaaacctgggaccatggacactgaccatttttgttttgtttttgttttgtcatgtgatgctactatggtattaccatattattagtaagtggtctgtatgacgccatatttgtgagtcaacttctctctgaaatgaataacaaaccgaacaccagcattttaggtgctgctcatgacattgccggctacgtttggacaaggaactggccattttaaaatataagttttttagatattcaatttttaatttttcaatttctcataattcatattctgagagtagttgaaTTCCAaggtcaagaacatccattgccagtttgccacaacagagatgtaccatcatgaagctgagaacctgttgaaaaggtttgaatctgcaagaactatcccaggtactcaaaaactacacagcttctgcccattgtcaatggacacagtggaagttaggccattttcagcattcagagaaggcagagttgaaagagtgagctcagtaaaggaatgtgttacattttcaagcatcaaagggtatgttgtagctgtatatgatggcaactggtggctagcatgtgctgaggaatgtatgccgagcactggagagctgaaactgaacttcctgcatcctcatgggccatctccatccttcacttttcccttcagactagatagacttgtcatggatcatcaggatgtgcttctggtagtggaacctgtaactgcaacgggacgtacttatacattatctacaaaagacacagctgctgcttcaaatgcactggtagagtacaaaatgagagtgtagccattgattatctctttaaagtacggtaaagggaagatggcacaggtacacagagaaggaatgttcaaacattcacatatcatcatttggtgtggataaatggacatctgccttagtttctgaaacctgggaccatggacactgaccatttttgttttgtttttgttttgtcatgtgatgctactatggtattaccatattattagtaagtggtctgtatgacgccatatttgtgagtcaacttctctctgaaatgaataacaaaccgaacaccagcattttaggtgctgctcatgacattgccggctacgtttggacaaggaactggccattttaaaatatacgttttttagatattcaatttttaatttttcaatttctcataattcatattctgagagtagttgaattccaaggtgattgtgtaatatgtagagccagaaaagagctttcaaacaataccacaggcatcaatttgtgactaacactgactgatataggcctattcaaggctgaatgtatagtggcctaccctaaaatgtgaacctttcctagtctgtttctcccttaatattagtgtcagattcaaaccaatgcagttctggggtgctaccttgctactgaaaaggcacagcaagtatgatcgaaatccgggtcggtcgggtcccaaagtgtctgatttcacgtgaaatgacccatattaaaaaaaactttcagtCCATATAAATGAAACATGTCACACAATTGATTAATGGACCGACTTAaaacaatagagctcttcagcgttgacgtcaacttgtatgcggcgtttggacttccggttcgatggcgattttttacattgcaaaacgccatagagattcaggtttggcaaaaatataagttgcacggcaacaacaaacattagcgtgtccccgcatccctttctcattagtggaacggatcgtatcatcatgttggtgtattcacatgttaaatcatgacgattataattcaatattgctaacccctttctgatcattaaaacttccgaactacatactttcctttggttgccatgggtacaagcctccgcacgtacatagaggcgccgcttctgtagtcgccaaaagcttccgggtttagcatatggacgcaacatcgtatttatgtcgaagtttgacacaaaatgatcaaccatgtcatacctacagcctatttttaacaccctcgacagtttgcgggggttcgctaagcgcgtgcttgcactcggagcttatttgaaatttacccctattcattccctatggaggccggaagccaatacgaaccaggaagtccttaaatgctaacatgaaagactacaatctactacatgcttccgcgttactgaagaactctatagtgACATCCACCCTGACACCACCCTGACGTCCTCTTCAAAACTGTCAATGACCCAGACCAGCATCAGGGTGCCCATCACCACCTCTGCCTGACCTTAGTCTACTGTTCTCCCTACAGCCCTCCACTCCAGTCCCCTGGGTAACGGCAGCCCCCACCTGACCTCCAGCGGCAGCAACCTGACCCTGGTGGCCTCCCACGGTGGCCCCCCCTCCGACTCCCTCATGCCCAGACCCTTCCGCCTGGAGGCCCTGGGCTTCCCCCCAGCCAACGGCAAGGCCAAGCGGAAGAAGAGCAAAGCCCACACCTCCTAGGATGGCAAGTGAGgccgggtgggtgggtgagtgtatACTGGGTGTGTACACTCTGGTGACTGAGAGCTGGTGTGGTGGTGCCGGTGATGATGGTGGTCATCACAATGAGGAGATAGCAGTAGtttcctttttcccccttttttgttaCTCTGgacttgaaatatttattttaatCTGCACTTGACCTGGCTGGGAAGGTCTGAGTGAAAACCCAGGTAGCGAGTGCTTTACACATTGATTGATCATTGAACTGGATGAATGCATCATCGGAGTCGGTGCAGAAGATGATTTCTACGAGAGTACTCTGCAATATGTGACGCGCTGCCATGGACATGTAGTTCTGCTGCTTCTGTATGAGATTTGTGGCTGCTTGTGTGTTGATCTTTGTTAAACAACTGTGACATAACTCTCTTGAACTACCGACGTCTGAGACTACTACcatatatacgtatataaaaTGAAAATTTAGAATCATAGTTCACTTATGTTTCAATTCAAATGTTAATTATGGAATAGCAATATTGAACTATCATGTCTACAAAATGTACTAGTAATAATAAATTATTTCAACTGCCTTTTTTGttggaaaatattttatttttttacgtaGGTGAACATTGTCTGATCTCTATAGCACATCTTACCTTTAGAATCATCACTGCAATGTATAGTCATTGTACTTTGTGCCACTGGGAAAACAAATGCAGTATTTACTTAATACATCTTATCGCTACAACACCATGAGCAGTATTTGCCTTTCTGACAACATAATGTGCAAAGTAGTCTTTTTAAGGCAATGTTCAGTGTATATATCTACACCCCCAAGCAGCACAAACGTTCCCCCACAAAGAGGCCGTTGCCACGAACAGTCAAACGTCCCATCTTTTGTCTTGCACTAGGGGCCTTCATTTGAATAGTGCTTTTATAGTGTCAGGTATCTTCCTCAAGATCACATTTCTCACTGTGGCCGGATGGGACCACACAGTCGCAGCTTTGTCTGTCCCTCTGAGTCTCTGAGTGGTGTTTAAGTCCGTCCTCCTCCGCTATGCAAAGCGCTGGAGCTGGCAACTCAATCATAACACTCCGCTATCAGATCATCCCTCTCAGCTGTTATGGCAACCAAGCTCCTATTGTCACCATGAGATGgatatcccaaacacacacacatacacatacacacacacacccctgcaaagTCCCTCTCCTTCTGTCTAGCAAAATATCTCTGTTGCTTTTGGTCAGTGAGGGTCATTAACACCAAGTGTTTGTTGTGTGACTGATTATTAATAGCAAAGTCGATTACCCGCTAGACTTTAGTCAGTGGTGTCTGTGGAGCTACTGTAGGGCTGTGGGGACGTTTTTCACAAAGAGGAGCATTATAATCTGAAAGTGCAGAACCCTGTTGACGAGAGATCTCAAATGCCAGTGGCCTGCGTGTAAGATGAGTAGTTTGACTATCGagcgagtagtgtgtgtgtgtgtgtgtgtgtgtgtgtgtgtgtgtgtgtgtgtgtgtgtgtgtgtgtgtgtgtgtgtgtgtgtgtgtgtgtgtgtgtgtgtgtgtgtgtgtgtgcgtgcatttgtgtcttgtgtgtatttgtgtcttgtgtgtgtgtgggcgactgcatgtgtgtgtgtgttaaggggaggAAGCTTGCAGTAATGAGAAACCTTGGAACATAGTGTACGTGCCGACTGAAACTGGGAGAGAAGGCATTCAACTGCTTTATACCTGCACTGTGAAAGCATTCTTTGCCACGACTCAAACTGTtggtgaggtgaggagaaaagAATGAAGTGGGTTAATAAGTGATGAAAGTCAGGGCTGAAAAACAGCTTGATTTTTAAAGCCCACAGTGTTTATACACCATGGCTTCTTACGCAACGGCTCCGATTTCTATTTGTGCCTTATCCCCCTATCAGAATACCTTCGACCATTTAATTCCCCCCTGTGCTCGACGAGCTAACTTGGGAGTTAACCCACAAACCTCGGCATGCAAAGcacttaaaaaaaacatgcagcatTTTTTTCTTGGGGCATTGTTTGACTGCTTATTTAAAATAAAGTACCATGCAAGCAACTACTTTATGTTGCAATGATTTGACTTTTGATGCTGcattgaagaaaaagaaaatgactgCCAAGACACCTGAGCTTTGTCCAGGTAACTCTAGCCAGTGGTGAAAGGGACACGGACTGAATGCGGTGTGCGTCTGATGATGATCATAAGTGATAACACTGCGGGTAACTAACAGGCCATATATCCGCGTAATGGGGTCAAAACAGTCTACGGTTACAGGCGGTCAGGTCACAAAATGATAGCGGTGCAACAACTGTGTGTCTAGGTTAGTCTAGTTACTCATGCATACAGGTGTAATGCACGCAgaattatttattaatttgatTTTTGAGGTGTCCATAAGGATGGTTTTTGCGGCCTAACATCAAAGCTGACACCAAGTGCACCTTGTAGCTTACCAAACTCATGACGAGCATACCATTTTTTCTATCCCTCACACCTACCCTGAAGTtaatcagacagacacagaattCACTCCATgtcgtaaaaaaaaacccaacaacaaaaaaattacATGTCACAGTAGGCCTCCTAAAACAAGGCACCAAGACACCTCCCTAAATGTACAATGCAGCTTGCAAGATTGCTAGCTGGGTTTTAGTCAGTTGTGATTGTGTGTCAACCATGAATCCCAACACAGTACACTTCATGCCAAACCATCAATACTAATATTCCCTCTGGAGAAGACCACAAGAGCTTGTAATTCTGGGATGTTTTCCTCAGTCCTTCAGCAGTCCCAGTTTCCTCAGAGCCTCCCGACGCTCCTCTGCCATGCGAGGAGGAAGCTGTACTCCTGAGGTCGCCGACTGGCTGTGCACGTGGCCTTTGACCCCAGACGCCTGTGGTCTCGTCTGGAAGGAAGCGCTGCGATCTAAGCGTCCGACCCCGCTGCCACTGCCAGTGCACTCGTCCTTCAAAGACTCCAGGGTCTTGGAGCGGGGTTTCCCGTGTGGGAGCACACCATTGGCAATCGCCCGTGGTATTAATGTGGTGCTCTTGCCATCTTTTCTCTCGCAGAAGCTCTGGCTGGAGAACGAGCTACCCAGGCCTAGTCCAGATCGCTCCAGCGTGACAGACTTGCCACCCGCGGGCCTCGCGGACACCGGCTGCGGGATGTGTGACATATCGCTCATGGAGCGGTGATGGACGACGCCACTCGTCCAGTGCGTGGTCTTCCTGGCTATGAGCTCCGCTGCGGGGGGTTTCGGGCCCTGTTTAGAGTGGAATGGGTCCAGGGCTGGCTTGGAGGCTGGGGGACGAGGTGGTGGAAACCCGGGCGGCCGTGACCAATCGCACTGATCTGGCTGGCTTGGACAGGGAGCTGTGGACGACTGTTGATCCTTCAGCAGTCCCAGTTTATACAAGGCCTCCAGCCTCACTTTCTGGGGGTTCATGGGGCACTTGTCAGTCCCCGGGGCCGTGGGGCTCACAGGGATACTTGCGGGGATCCTTTTGGGTTTGGGTGCCACGGCAGGAGGGACGACGGGCTTCCTCGTCCCCAACTGGTCTGTCGGTGCGTGTGTACTGTCACACTCAAGGGGAATATGTTTAATTGGCTTAGAAGGCTGCTTATCCTTGTCCTCAAGGGTCGCACAggtctcctgtcctttcctatcGCAGGCGGCTTTACGGAGCTGCACAAGGTCCCCAT from the Engraulis encrasicolus isolate BLACKSEA-1 chromosome 14, IST_EnEncr_1.0, whole genome shotgun sequence genome contains:
- the zgc:158258 gene encoding specifically androgen-regulated gene protein; this translates as MPKSDTWPGVIVPDTMKEMDSAGSCDSVVSINSTFSDDSLEYLSPEERACLMFLEETIESLETEEDSGLSNDEPDHLPMPGNLAARMANLSASMSKSKITDVSISRKAEVAKNNNNKPGQDHNQVHNYLVPTPLVMANGNNKSKNGIVPRGLRSPKPARAAVNGHDHTDSHVFVVLKVTSGTTDHTSLLDHKPEQETGPERSNPRGPLSYGDLVQLRKAACDRKGQETCATLEDKDKQPSKPIKHIPLECDSTHAPTDQLGTRKPVVPPAVAPKPKRIPASIPVSPTAPGTDKCPMNPQKVRLEALYKLGLLKDQQSSTAPCPSQPDQCDWSRPPGFPPPRPPASKPALDPFHSKQGPKPPAAELIARKTTHWTSGVVHHRSMSDMSHIPQPVSARPAGGKSVTLERSGLGLGSSFSSQSFCERKDGKSTTLIPRAIANGVLPHGKPRSKTLESLKDECTGSGSGVGRLDRSASFQTRPQASGVKGHVHSQSATSGVQLPPRMAEERREALRKLGLLKD